From the Streptomyces sp. KMM 9044 genome, one window contains:
- the fdhD gene encoding formate dehydrogenase accessory sulfurtransferase FdhD — protein sequence MGRVTERRKVVRIRDGVVSSRPDTLVTEEPLEIRLNGEPLAITMRTPGDDFALAVGFLVSEGVLATAADLRNVLYCAGARADGVNTYNVVDVQTAPGVVIPDITLQRNVYTTSSCGLCGKASLDAVRTTTRHPVADSPPLRVTPELLASLPDRLRASQRVFDRTGGLHAAALFDEDGELLDVREDVGRHNAVDKLIGRALQSGNLPLSRTVLMVSGRASFELAQKAVMAGIPLLAAVSAPSSLAVDLAAETGLTLVGFLRGSSMNVYAGEDRVTLRVPAAQG from the coding sequence ATGGGACGAGTCACAGAACGACGCAAGGTGGTCCGCATCCGGGACGGGGTGGTGTCCAGCCGCCCGGACACGCTCGTCACCGAGGAACCCCTGGAGATCCGGCTGAACGGAGAGCCGCTGGCGATCACGATGCGCACCCCGGGCGACGACTTCGCGCTGGCCGTCGGTTTCCTGGTGAGCGAAGGGGTCCTGGCGACGGCAGCCGATCTGCGGAACGTCCTGTACTGCGCGGGCGCGAGGGCGGACGGGGTGAACACCTACAACGTGGTTGACGTGCAGACCGCGCCCGGCGTGGTGATCCCGGACATCACGCTCCAGCGGAACGTGTACACCACCTCTTCCTGCGGCCTGTGCGGCAAGGCGAGCCTGGACGCGGTGCGCACCACGACCCGCCACCCCGTCGCCGACAGTCCGCCGCTGCGCGTCACCCCGGAACTCCTGGCGAGCCTGCCCGACCGGTTGCGCGCCTCCCAGCGGGTCTTCGACCGGACGGGCGGCCTGCACGCGGCGGCCCTGTTCGACGAGGACGGGGAACTGCTGGACGTCCGGGAGGACGTCGGCCGGCACAACGCGGTCGACAAGCTGATCGGCCGTGCCCTGCAGAGCGGGAACCTGCCGCTGTCCCGGACCGTGCTGATGGTCTCCGGCCGTGCCTCCTTCGAGCTGGCGCAGAAGGCCGTCATGGCCGGCATCCCCCTGCTCGCGGCCGTCTCGGCGCCGTCCTCGCTGGCCGTGGACCTGGCGGCGGAGACGGGGCTGACGCTGGTCGGGTTCCTGCGGGGCAGCTCCATGAACGTGTACGCGGGTGAGGACCGCGTAACCCTGCGGGTCCCGGCCGCCCAGGGCTGA
- a CDS encoding DUF4185 domain-containing protein, producing the protein MPDDAAARAGTRGQPPPQSRPGTGTWIGLVLVLALLLGTVLVTDLPDRDDGRPDGGACTPRTVASWAEEDALASEFARYGDGGARIDDWTGGDGTHSVRLPDGRLLWLFSDTFLGRVHRPPNPVGEPYAWRDASAPMVRNSAVLMRDGRLESTLPAPLFPDPAPDQWRWPVGARVEPRSPGSTEQVVRVLLWVRTAGQPPWIYGVPTATEVGTLSLPDLRLESVQKVLDQQDVPDPSRRVLFGTTLVEEDGWTYVFGGDDGRAVSRKASQAYAARIPEGGLGDPAAWEYWNGTAWQTRARPRPVLGDGHRTGVGSAFSVVREGGTYVLFTMATGVKGLTTVAAYWSCSPAGPWHGPAKEFSPALPHGGTGAYNPQTHPELSGEGRLVLSYDVNLLETSGAAVLLSRNVSLYRPRFVTVLLGPGR; encoded by the coding sequence GTGCCCGACGACGCAGCAGCACGCGCGGGAACCCGCGGACAGCCACCACCACAGTCACGACCGGGAACAGGGACCTGGATCGGCCTGGTACTCGTACTGGCCCTGCTCCTGGGGACCGTACTGGTCACGGACCTCCCGGACCGCGACGACGGGCGGCCGGACGGTGGTGCCTGCACACCGCGCACCGTCGCGTCCTGGGCCGAGGAGGACGCCCTCGCTTCGGAGTTCGCCCGCTACGGTGACGGCGGTGCCCGCATCGACGACTGGACGGGCGGCGACGGCACGCACTCGGTGCGGCTGCCCGACGGCCGGCTGCTGTGGCTGTTCTCCGACACGTTCCTGGGCCGCGTGCACCGTCCGCCCAACCCGGTCGGCGAGCCGTACGCCTGGCGGGACGCGAGCGCGCCGATGGTACGCAACTCGGCCGTCCTGATGCGCGACGGCCGGCTGGAGTCCACACTCCCCGCCCCGCTCTTCCCCGATCCGGCCCCGGACCAGTGGCGCTGGCCGGTCGGCGCCCGGGTCGAGCCCCGCTCCCCCGGTTCCACGGAGCAGGTCGTCCGGGTACTGCTGTGGGTGCGTACGGCGGGGCAGCCCCCGTGGATCTACGGGGTACCGACCGCCACCGAGGTCGGCACGCTCTCCCTGCCCGATCTGCGCCTGGAGTCGGTGCAGAAGGTGCTGGACCAGCAAGACGTGCCCGATCCGTCCCGGAGGGTACTGTTCGGCACCACCCTGGTCGAGGAGGACGGGTGGACGTACGTCTTCGGAGGCGACGACGGCCGGGCCGTCTCCCGCAAGGCCTCACAGGCGTACGCGGCGCGGATCCCGGAGGGCGGGCTCGGCGACCCGGCGGCCTGGGAGTACTGGAACGGCACGGCGTGGCAGACCCGCGCCCGCCCGCGCCCGGTGCTCGGCGACGGACACCGCACGGGTGTGGGCAGCGCCTTCTCGGTGGTGCGGGAGGGCGGGACGTACGTCCTGTTCACGATGGCCACGGGCGTCAAGGGACTGACCACGGTGGCGGCGTACTGGTCCTGCTCCCCCGCAGGACCGTGGCACGGCCCGGCGAAGGAGTTCAGCCCCGCGCTGCCGCACGGCGGGACCGGCGCGTACAACCCGCAGACGCACCCTGAGCTGAGCGGTGAGGGACGGCTGGTACTCAGCTATGACGTGAACCTGCTCGAGACGTCCGGTGCCGCGGTGCTGCTCAGCCGGAACGTCTCCCTGTACCGGCCCCGCTTCGTGACGGTCCTGCTGGGACCGGGGCGGTAA
- a CDS encoding aldo/keto reductase — translation MSMVPPITLNNGVTMPQLGFGVWQVPDTEAGTAVTAALEAGYRSIDTAAVYGNETGTGRAVAASGIPREDLFVTTKLWNDDQGYDTTLRGFDTSLSKLGLDYVDLYLIHWPMPARGRYVDTYRAFEKLYAEGRIRAIGVSNFLPEHLEHLLEETSVVPAVNQIELHPHLQQSAAREYHAERGIATEAWSPLGSGKGLLEVPAIVAIARKHGRTPAQVVLRWHLQLGNVVIPKSVTPSRIKENIDVFGFRLDAEDLAAISALNEDRRLGSDPATVN, via the coding sequence GTGAGCATGGTCCCCCCGATCACCCTGAACAACGGCGTCACGATGCCCCAACTGGGTTTCGGCGTCTGGCAGGTACCGGACACCGAAGCCGGGACGGCCGTCACGGCGGCGCTGGAGGCGGGCTACCGCAGCATCGACACCGCAGCGGTCTACGGCAACGAGACGGGTACCGGCAGGGCAGTCGCCGCCTCGGGCATTCCCCGCGAGGACCTCTTCGTCACCACCAAGCTCTGGAACGACGACCAGGGGTACGACACCACCCTGCGTGGTTTCGACACCTCTCTGTCCAAGCTCGGCCTGGACTACGTGGACCTGTACCTCATCCACTGGCCCATGCCGGCCCGCGGCCGCTACGTCGACACGTACCGGGCGTTCGAGAAGCTGTACGCCGAGGGCCGAATCCGTGCCATCGGCGTGTCCAACTTCCTGCCCGAGCACCTGGAGCACCTGCTCGAGGAGACGTCGGTCGTCCCGGCCGTCAACCAGATCGAGCTTCATCCGCATCTCCAGCAGTCCGCCGCGCGGGAGTACCACGCGGAGCGGGGCATCGCCACGGAGGCCTGGTCACCGCTCGGCTCGGGCAAGGGCCTGCTGGAGGTCCCGGCGATCGTGGCCATCGCTCGCAAGCACGGGCGCACGCCGGCACAGGTCGTCCTGCGCTGGCACCTCCAGCTCGGCAACGTCGTCATCCCCAAGTCGGTGACACCGTCGCGGATCAAGGAGAACATCGACGTGTTCGGCTTCCGCCTGGACGCGGAGGACCTCGCGGCGATCAGCGCACTGAACGAGGACCGCCGCCTGGGCTCGGACCCGGCGACGGTGAACTGA
- a CDS encoding class I SAM-dependent methyltransferase — protein sequence MAQHDHDQHHPGHHHDHGATDTEIDWAEMASLLESEAELFTPLYERALGWLAKEVTEPGLIVDAGSGPGVVSCLFAEVFEGARIVAVDGSAPLLERAADRAARHGAGDRFGTLAGELPGVLDELEYPADLLWASRSVHHLGDQRAALAAYAARLAPGGTLAVLEGGLPSRYLPRDIGIGRPGLQSRVDAVEADWFTRMRTELPGSVAHTEDWPALLTSAGLHHSRSRTFLLDLPGPATERVRTHVVTTLARTRGRLAGELDAEDRATIDRLLDPADEASLHHRSDVFFLTAHTVHTAVRPV from the coding sequence ATGGCGCAGCACGACCACGACCAGCACCACCCCGGGCACCACCACGACCACGGGGCGACGGACACCGAGATCGACTGGGCGGAGATGGCCTCCCTGCTCGAATCGGAGGCCGAACTCTTCACCCCCCTGTACGAACGGGCCCTCGGCTGGCTTGCGAAGGAGGTGACCGAGCCGGGGCTGATCGTGGACGCGGGCAGTGGGCCGGGCGTCGTCTCGTGCCTGTTCGCCGAGGTCTTCGAGGGCGCCCGCATCGTGGCGGTCGACGGCTCCGCCCCACTGCTCGAACGGGCCGCGGACCGCGCCGCCCGGCACGGCGCCGGTGACCGTTTCGGAACCCTCGCCGGTGAACTCCCCGGCGTGCTCGACGAACTGGAGTACCCGGCCGACCTGTTGTGGGCCAGCCGCAGCGTCCACCACCTCGGCGACCAGCGCGCCGCGCTCGCCGCCTACGCCGCCCGGCTCGCGCCCGGGGGCACGCTGGCCGTCCTGGAGGGCGGACTGCCCAGCCGCTACCTGCCGCGCGACATCGGCATCGGCCGGCCAGGGCTCCAGAGCCGTGTCGACGCGGTGGAGGCCGACTGGTTCACCCGGATGCGCACCGAACTGCCGGGCTCCGTCGCACACACCGAGGACTGGCCGGCCCTGCTGACCTCGGCCGGACTGCACCACAGCCGCTCCCGCACCTTCCTCCTCGACCTTCCCGGCCCGGCCACCGAGCGTGTCCGGACACACGTGGTCACGACGCTCGCCCGCACCCGCGGCAGACTCGCCGGGGAACTGGACGCCGAGGACCGCGCCACCATCGACCGCCTCCTCGACCCCGCCGACGAGGCGAGCCTGCACCACCGCTCCGACGTCTTCTTCCTGACGGCTCACACGGTGCATACGGCCGTCCGCCCGGTGTAG
- a CDS encoding glycoside hydrolase family 6 protein, protein MSRTRTALLAAMALVAGATGTAYAVVPDGVGAAAVPCTVDYQVQNQWGTGFTAAVTVTNLGAAKSSWSLKWSYAGNQRVTSGWNAKVTQSGSNVTAVNESYNGTLATGGSASFGFQGTYSGSNAIPATFTLDGVTCNVDDGGPTDPGDRVDNPYSGAKVYVNPEWSAKAAAEPGGDRIADQPTGVWLDRIAAINGVNGGMGLRDHLDEALAQKGSDELVVQLVIYNLPGRDCSALASNGELGPTEIGRYKTEYIDPIAEILGEEKYAPLRIVTTVEIDSLPNLVTNTGSRPTATPECDVMKANGNYVKGVGYALNKLGDVGNVYNYVDAGHHGWIGWDDNFGASADVFHDAATAEGATPSDVHGFITNTANYSALKEENFSINDSVAGKSVRESGWVDWNRYVDELGFAQAFRTELVSTGFDTNIGMLIDTSRNGWGGGDRPTGPGATTSVDAYVEGGRYDRRIHIGNWCNQSGAGLGERPQTAPENGIDAYVWVKPPGESDGASKEIPNEEGKGFDRMCDPTYTGTPRNGNNFTGALPDAPISGHWFSAQFQELMRNAYPPLP, encoded by the coding sequence ATGAGTCGCACGAGAACCGCGCTCCTCGCTGCCATGGCGCTGGTCGCCGGTGCCACCGGCACGGCGTACGCCGTCGTACCCGACGGTGTCGGCGCCGCCGCCGTCCCCTGCACCGTCGACTACCAGGTGCAGAACCAGTGGGGCACCGGCTTCACCGCCGCCGTGACCGTCACCAACCTCGGTGCCGCCAAGTCGTCCTGGTCGCTGAAGTGGTCCTACGCCGGCAACCAGCGGGTCACCAGCGGCTGGAACGCCAAGGTCACCCAGTCCGGCAGCAACGTCACCGCCGTCAACGAGTCCTACAACGGCACGCTGGCGACCGGCGGTTCGGCCAGCTTCGGCTTCCAGGGCACCTATAGCGGCAGCAACGCGATCCCCGCCACCTTCACCCTCGACGGTGTCACGTGCAACGTCGACGACGGAGGCCCGACCGACCCCGGTGACCGGGTCGACAACCCGTACAGCGGTGCCAAGGTGTACGTGAACCCCGAGTGGTCCGCGAAGGCCGCCGCCGAGCCGGGCGGCGACCGCATCGCCGACCAGCCCACCGGAGTCTGGCTGGACCGCATCGCCGCCATCAACGGTGTGAACGGCGGCATGGGCCTGCGCGACCACCTCGACGAGGCGCTCGCGCAGAAGGGCTCGGACGAACTCGTCGTCCAGCTGGTCATCTACAACCTGCCCGGCCGCGACTGCTCCGCCCTCGCCTCCAACGGCGAACTCGGCCCGACGGAGATCGGCCGCTACAAGACCGAGTACATCGACCCGATCGCCGAGATCCTCGGTGAGGAGAAGTACGCCCCGCTGCGGATCGTCACCACCGTCGAGATCGACTCCCTGCCCAACCTCGTCACCAACACCGGCAGCCGGCCCACCGCCACGCCCGAGTGCGACGTGATGAAGGCCAACGGCAACTACGTCAAGGGCGTCGGCTACGCCCTGAACAAGCTCGGCGACGTGGGGAACGTGTACAACTACGTCGACGCCGGCCACCACGGCTGGATCGGCTGGGACGACAACTTCGGCGCCTCCGCCGACGTCTTCCACGACGCGGCCACCGCCGAGGGCGCGACTCCGTCCGACGTCCACGGCTTCATCACCAACACCGCCAACTACAGCGCGCTGAAGGAGGAGAACTTCTCCATCAACGACTCCGTGGCCGGCAAGTCCGTCCGCGAGTCCGGGTGGGTCGACTGGAACCGTTACGTCGACGAGCTGGGCTTCGCCCAGGCCTTCCGGACCGAACTCGTCTCGACCGGCTTCGACACGAACATCGGCATGCTGATCGACACCTCCCGCAACGGCTGGGGCGGCGGTGACCGGCCCACCGGACCGGGCGCGACGACCAGCGTCGACGCCTACGTCGAGGGCGGACGCTACGACCGCCGCATCCACATCGGCAACTGGTGCAACCAGTCGGGCGCCGGACTCGGCGAACGCCCGCAGACAGCACCCGAGAACGGCATCGACGCCTACGTGTGGGTGAAGCCCCCGGGCGAGTCCGACGGGGCCAGCAAGGAGATCCCGAACGAAGAGGGCAAGGGCTTCGACCGGATGTGCGACCCGACCTACACGGGCACCCCGCGCAACGGGAACAATTTCACCGGTGCCCTGCCGGACGCCCCGATCTCCGGTCACTGGTTCTCGGCACAGTTCCAGGAGCTCATGCGGAACGCGTACCCGCCGCTGCCGTGA
- a CDS encoding glycoside hydrolase family 48 protein codes for MHPPPRRRRGLRRLWTAAAAALALPLTMLSSGSTPAQAAAVQCSVDYRTNDWGSGFTADLTLTNRAAADINGWTLTYAYAGNQRLVNGWNGSWSQSGSTVTVRNAGHNARIAAGGAVTTGAQFSYSGSNAAPSSFAVNGTTCTGAHQPPITVLTSPEAGAVYTRGETVPLAATAAAADDATITKVEFYDDTELLGTDESAPFTLSAAGLTVGSHSLTAKAYDSLGASASSTPVGITVASGPVVVATPSQLGVRQGESGTYEVKLSTRPSANTTVTTTRASGNPGLSVTAGGSLTFTRSNWDTAQKVTIGADASGTGSAVFESSAPGHTEAAVTVTQLGATKAYDARFLDLYGKITDPANGYFSPEGIPYHSVETLIVEAPDHGHETTSEAYSYLLWLQAMYGKVTGDWSKFNGAWDIMERYMIPTHADQPTNSFYNASKPATYAPELDTPAEYPAPLDTGVRVGPDPIAAELRSTYGTDDVYGMHWLQDVDNTYGYGNEPGRCEAGPTATGPSYINTFQRGAQESVWETVPQPTCDAFKYGGTNGYLDLFTQDASYAKQWKFTNAPDADARAVQAAYWADLWAGEQGNGGDISTTVAKAAKMGDYLRYSMYDKYFKKVGNCTSPSSCPAGTGKDASHYLMSWYYAWGGATDTSAGWAWRIGSSHAHGGYQNPLAAYALSSYDALKPDSATGAADWGKSLDRQLEFYRWLQSDEGAIAGGATNSWAGRYATPPAGTPTFYGMYYDEKPVYHDPPSNQWFGFQAWSMERVAEYYQQTGDADAKVVLDKWVDWALSETTVNPDGTFRLPATLQWSGSPDTWNPSSPGANSSLHVTVSDYTNDVGVAAAYAKTLTYYADRSGDTEAADTAKALLDGMWDNHQDDLGIAVPETRADYNRFDDPLHVPSGWTGTMPNGDTIDSSSTFDSIRSFYQDDPAWSKIESYLAGGAAPTFTYHRFWAQADIALAMGSYAELLE; via the coding sequence ATGCATCCCCCACCCAGAAGACGCCGCGGCCTCCGGCGACTGTGGACGGCCGCCGCAGCAGCCCTCGCACTTCCGCTGACGATGCTCTCCTCAGGATCGACTCCCGCTCAGGCAGCGGCCGTCCAGTGCAGCGTGGACTACCGGACCAATGACTGGGGCTCCGGTTTCACCGCGGATCTGACCCTCACCAACCGCGCCGCGGCGGACATCAACGGCTGGACCCTGACCTACGCCTACGCGGGCAACCAGCGGCTGGTGAACGGCTGGAACGGCAGCTGGAGCCAGTCCGGCTCCACCGTGACCGTGCGAAACGCCGGACACAACGCGCGGATCGCGGCCGGCGGCGCCGTCACCACCGGTGCGCAGTTCTCCTACAGCGGCAGCAACGCCGCACCCTCCTCCTTCGCCGTCAACGGCACCACCTGCACGGGGGCACACCAGCCGCCGATCACCGTACTGACCAGCCCCGAGGCCGGCGCGGTCTACACGCGGGGCGAAACGGTTCCGCTCGCGGCGACCGCGGCGGCGGCCGACGACGCGACGATCACCAAGGTGGAGTTCTACGACGACACCGAACTGCTGGGCACGGACGAGAGCGCGCCCTTCACGCTTTCCGCCGCCGGCTTGACCGTGGGCAGTCATTCGCTGACGGCGAAGGCCTACGACAGCCTGGGCGCCTCCGCGAGCTCGACCCCGGTCGGCATCACCGTCGCCTCCGGTCCGGTCGTCGTGGCCACCCCGTCCCAACTGGGGGTACGACAGGGAGAGTCGGGCACGTACGAGGTGAAGCTGTCGACACGGCCGAGCGCGAACACGACCGTCACGACGACCCGCGCGAGCGGCAACCCGGGGCTGTCGGTCACCGCGGGCGGCTCGCTCACCTTCACGCGGTCGAACTGGGACACCGCGCAGAAGGTCACGATCGGCGCCGACGCGTCGGGCACGGGTTCGGCGGTCTTCGAGTCGTCGGCCCCGGGGCACACCGAGGCGGCGGTCACGGTGACGCAGCTGGGCGCGACGAAGGCGTACGACGCCCGTTTCCTGGATCTCTACGGGAAGATCACCGACCCGGCGAACGGATACTTCTCGCCCGAGGGCATCCCGTACCACTCGGTGGAGACGCTGATCGTCGAGGCGCCGGACCACGGCCACGAGACCACCTCGGAGGCGTACAGCTACCTGCTGTGGCTGCAGGCCATGTACGGCAAGGTGACCGGTGACTGGTCGAAGTTCAACGGGGCCTGGGACATCATGGAGCGGTACATGATCCCGACTCACGCGGACCAGCCGACCAACTCCTTCTACAACGCCTCGAAGCCGGCGACGTACGCGCCCGAGCTCGACACCCCCGCCGAGTACCCGGCGCCGCTGGACACCGGCGTCCGCGTCGGACCGGACCCGATCGCCGCCGAGCTGAGGTCCACGTACGGCACGGACGACGTCTACGGTATGCACTGGCTGCAGGACGTGGACAACACCTACGGCTACGGCAACGAGCCCGGCCGGTGCGAGGCGGGTCCGACGGCGACCGGGCCGTCGTACATCAACACCTTCCAGCGCGGCGCGCAGGAGTCGGTGTGGGAGACGGTGCCGCAGCCCACCTGCGACGCCTTCAAGTACGGCGGTACGAACGGGTATCTGGACCTGTTCACCCAGGACGCCTCCTACGCGAAGCAGTGGAAGTTCACCAACGCCCCGGACGCCGACGCGCGCGCGGTGCAGGCCGCCTACTGGGCCGACCTGTGGGCCGGGGAGCAGGGCAACGGCGGTGACATCTCCACCACCGTCGCCAAGGCCGCCAAGATGGGCGACTACCTGCGCTACTCCATGTACGACAAGTACTTCAAGAAGGTCGGGAACTGCACGAGCCCGTCCTCCTGCCCGGCCGGTACCGGCAAGGACGCCTCGCACTATCTGATGTCCTGGTACTACGCCTGGGGCGGAGCCACCGACACTTCGGCGGGCTGGGCCTGGCGCATCGGCTCCAGCCACGCGCACGGCGGCTACCAGAACCCCCTGGCGGCCTACGCCCTCAGCTCCTACGACGCCCTGAAGCCGGATTCGGCGACGGGTGCGGCGGACTGGGGCAAGTCCCTGGACCGGCAGCTGGAGTTCTACCGCTGGCTGCAGTCCGACGAGGGCGCGATCGCGGGCGGCGCCACCAACAGCTGGGCGGGCCGCTACGCGACGCCGCCGGCCGGGACGCCGACGTTCTACGGCATGTACTACGACGAGAAACCGGTGTACCACGACCCGCCGTCCAACCAGTGGTTCGGCTTCCAGGCGTGGTCCATGGAGCGGGTCGCCGAGTACTACCAGCAGACGGGCGACGCGGACGCGAAGGTCGTCCTCGACAAGTGGGTGGACTGGGCGTTGTCCGAGACGACCGTCAACCCGGACGGCACCTTCCGTCTCCCGGCGACACTCCAGTGGTCGGGCAGCCCCGACACCTGGAACCCGTCCTCCCCCGGCGCCAACAGCTCGCTGCACGTCACCGTCAGCGACTACACCAACGACGTCGGTGTGGCCGCGGCCTACGCGAAGACGCTGACGTACTACGCGGACCGCTCGGGCGACACCGAGGCCGCGGACACGGCGAAGGCACTCCTCGACGGCATGTGGGACAACCACCAGGACGACCTCGGCATCGCCGTCCCGGAGACCCGCGCCGACTACAACCGCTTCGACGACCCCCTCCACGTGCCGAGCGGCTGGACCGGCACCATGCCCAACGGGGACACGATCGACTCGTCGTCGACGTTCGACTCGATCCGTTCCTTCTACCAGGACGACCCGGCCTGGTCGAAGATCGAGTCCTATCTGGCGGGCGGTGCCGCGCCCACCTTCACGTACCACCGGTTCTGGGCCCAGGCCGACATCGCCCTGGCCATGGGCTCGTACGCGGAGCTCCTCGAATAG